In the Epinephelus lanceolatus isolate andai-2023 chromosome 6, ASM4190304v1, whole genome shotgun sequence genome, one interval contains:
- the enc3 gene encoding ectodermal-neural cortex 3 yields MSVSNHENRKSRSSSGSMNIQLFHKTSHADSLLTQLNLLRKRKVFTDVILKAGNRSFPCHRAVLASCSRYFEAMFSGGLRESRDAEVNFHDSLHPEVLELLLDYAYSARIIINEENAESLLEAGDMLQFHDIRDAASEFLEKNLHQSNCLGMMLLSDAHQCQRLYELSWRMCLANFATLFRTEDFLSLPRDKVQELILSEELEVEDESLVYEAVIDWVKADMEHRHSELPELLRCVRLALLPETYLLKNVASEELVMCHKVGREIVEDAVRCKMRILQNDGIVTGFCARPRKVSQALLLLGGQTFMCDKVYMIDNKTKEITPKTDIPSPRKECSACAIGCKVYVTGGRGSENGASKDVWVYDTLHDEWSKASPMLVARFGHGSAELDHMLYVVGGHTSLAGSFPASPSVSLKQVEQYDPQTNKWTLVAPLREGVSNAAVVGAKNKLFAFGGTSVNRDKYPKVQCFDPCQNRWSVPAACPQLWRYTAAAVVGNHVVVIGGDTEFSASSAYRFNSETYQWSKFGDVTAKRISCHAVASGNRLYVVGGYFGAQRCKTLDCYDPSSDSWDSVTSVPYSLIPTAFVSTWKYLSA; encoded by the exons ATGTCCGTCAGTAACCACGAAAACAGAAAGTCTCGCTCTAGTTCTGGCTCCATGAATATCCAACTCTTCCACAAGACGTCCCACGCCGACAGCCTGTTGACTCAGCTCAACCTGCTACGCAAACGAAAAGTCTTCACAGATGTCATCCTGAAGGCCGGAAACAGATCCTTCCCCTGCCACCGGGCCGTCCTGGCCTCCTGTAGCCGATACTTTGAGGCTATGTTCAGTGGCGGGCTCAGGGAGAGCCGTGACGCCGAAGTCAACTTCCACGACTCTCTCCATCCGGAGGTGCTGGAGCTGTTGCTTGATTACGCCTACTCTGCCCGAATCATCATCAACGAGGAAAATGCGGAGTCGCTTCTCGAAGCTGGCGACATGCTCCAGTTTCACGACATCAGGGACGCGGCATCGGAGTTTCTAGAAAAGAACCTCCACCAGTCAAACTGCCTGGGGATGATGCTGCTGTCAGACGCCCACCAGTGCCAGAGACTGTACGAGCTGTCGTGGAGGATGTGCCTGGCGAACTTTGCCACGCTCTTCAGGACTGAGGACTTCCTCAGCTTACCCAGAGACAAAGTCCAGGAGCTGATCCTCAGCGAGGAGCTGGAGGTGGAGGATGAGAGCCTGGTGTATGAGGCTGTAATCGACTGGGTCAAAGCCGACATGGAGCACAGGCACAGTGAGCTGCCCGAGCTGCTGCGATGTGTCCGCCTGGCGCTGCTCCCTGAAACGTACCTGCTGAAGAACGTTGCTTCAGAGGAGCTGGTGATGTGCCACAAAGTGGGGCGGGAGATTGTTGAAGATGCCGTTCGGTGCAAAATGAGGATCCTCCAGAATGACGGTATTGTAACAGGGTTCTGTGCACGGCCGAGGAAGGTTAGCCaggccctgctgctgctgggaggaCAGACTTTCATGTGTGATAAAGTCTACATGATTGACAACAAGACTAAAGAGATCACCCCCAAAACAGACATCCCCAGCCCCAGGAAGGAGTGCAGCGCCTGTGCTATTGGTTGCAAG GTTTATGTTACTGGAGGACGTGGCTCTGAAAACGGGGCCTCCAAAGATGTCTGGGTCTACGACACGTTACATGACGAGTGGTCCAAAGCGTCACCTATGCTGGTCGCCAGATTCGGACACGGGTCTGCAGAGCTCGACCACATGCTCTACGTTGTGGGAGGACACACTTCTCTCGCAGGATCATTCCCTGCATCTCCGTCTGTGTCTCTCAAACAGGTGGAACAGTACGACCCTCAGACCAATAAATGGACCCTGGTGGCTCCGCTCAGAGAGGGCGTGAGCAATGCCGCCGTCGTCGGTGCCAAAAACAAACTCTTTGCTTTCGGGGGCACCAGTGTAAACAGAGACAAATACCCCAAGGTGCAGTGCTTCGACCCGTGTCAGAACCGGTGGTCTGTGCCGGCCGCCTGTCCGCAGCTGTGGCGCtacactgcagcagctgtggtcgGCAACCATGTCGTGGTGATCGGAGGCGACACTGAGTTCTCAGCCAGCTCTGCTTACCGGTTCAACAGCGAGACGTACCAGTGGTCAAAGTTTGGTGACGTGACGGCCAAACGCATCAGCTGCCATGCAGTGGCGTCAGGAAACAGACTATATGTGGTCGGAGGGTACTTCGGGGCTCAGAGGTGTAAGACGCTAGACTGTTACGATCCATCATCGGACTCTTGGGACAGTGTGACCAGTGTGCCCTACTCACTCATTCCCACTGCCTTCGTCAGCACATGGAAGTACCTCTCGGCGTAG
- the timm13 gene encoding mitochondrial import inner membrane translocase subunit Tim13, with translation MDGFGSDFSAGGAGGKVDTGTIMEQVKVQIAVANAQELLQRMTDKCFKKCIGKPGSTLDNSEQKCIAMCMDRYMDAWNTVSRTYNSRLQRERARM, from the exons ATGGACGGGTTCGGTTCAGACTTCTCAGCCGGTGGAGCAGGAGGGAAAGTGGACACCGGAACCATCATGGAGCAGGTCAAGGTCCAGATCGCGGTGGCTAACGCTCAGGAGCTGCTGCAG agAATGACAGACAAATGCTTCAAGAAGTGCATAGGTAAACCTGGGAGCACGCTGGACAACTCTGAGCAG AAATGTATCGCCATGTGTATGGACCGGTATATGGACGCCTGGAACACTGTGTCCCGAACGTACAACTCCAGActacagagagaaagagctcGCATGTGA